In Mugil cephalus isolate CIBA_MC_2020 chromosome 20, CIBA_Mcephalus_1.1, whole genome shotgun sequence, the following are encoded in one genomic region:
- the LOC124997516 gene encoding E3 ubiquitin-protein ligase RBBP6-like isoform X3, which translates to MEDQTSTPASFFSKLQMANLVDADMSEEDKIQAMISQSTYDSISLNKELSVNYTCKRCGNTGHHVRNCPMGGEAPLRMKKCTGIPRSFLVEVDDPSVKGAMLTNCGRFAVPAIDAKAYAVGKKEKPPFVLQEEPKPEAEEEQTPKELLCPICHELLVDAAIIPCCGHTYCDDCIRTALLDSDEHTCPTCGQSDVSPDTLIANKFLRQTISNFKKERDAINDLGGTSGPEPVQNQQNPQQASEVPSALTVPASDHNSAGASLLSVHILQTSNNETEGGAADLSIKDPAQEVQTESGPEVKSVQLQTGRGNQSNSSEPLSRSSSSSSSASSGPPPGVLNESITQQPPPLPSSSSFPAPPWPPSPPPLFHTFLTSYPPGLPPAWLLPPPHASPIASSSSSSLLLLPRESSRDQRRLKKEERSPPRRSTSSRLYSSSRPPSSSRSRSRSRSRSRSKDTSRRPSPSPPPSSSHVFGYKPSSPPRPSYRSRSRSPPDQRRSRPRSRRSRRDGGVSEGRVDSQPRKPTIVLELDSERYLQWNQDYKDWWDRHFSSKPPPSLCPPPPCPQWTYRGGHRDDSRVSSDAHCPPPGRRSPPSETSSDSRSPPSRSSSDGPSTPSQSSNDRRSSLSRSSSDRRSTPSEDRAQRRTLPERTCPPVRQSRNKHRRASPSPEAVRRDRRRRSEDGRTQDRRTVHNTSRSDQKHLDKDSGRQVRGQRRDRDSDHRHRDVPDHRRRDDLQRQDRDNRPSVRPHSGKETRSGQEPEDKSDGKKTTTRRTDGDIWEGGMKMKPQKKISININLDTKRGEDRGEDKKTEGGEVRQMWSRATFREEEEEEEEEEDQDQDQDQDQDQDQDH; encoded by the exons ATGGAGGATCAGACGTCCACACCTGCTTCCTTCTTCTCTAAG CTGCAGATGGCTAACCTGGTGGACGCAGACATGTCTGAGGAGGACAAGATCCAAGCCATGATCTCCCAGTCCACCTACGACTCCATCAG cCTCAACAAGGAGCTCAGTGTCAACTACACCTGTAAACGCTGTGGAAACACTGGACACCACGTCAGGAACTGCCCCATGGGCGGG GAGGCTCCTCTGAGGATGAAGAAGTGCACGGGAATCCCTCGCTCCTTCCTGGTGGAGGTGGACGATCCCAGCGTCAAAGGAGCCATGTTGACCAACTGTGGACGCTTCGCTGTTCCTGCCATCGACGC taAAGCGTACGCCGTCGGTAAGAAGGAGAAGCCTCCGTTCGTTCTGCAGGAGGAACCCAAACCTGAAGCGGAGGAGGAGCAAACTCCCAAGGAGCTGCTGTGTCCCATCTGCCACGAGCTGCTGGTGGACGCCGCCATCATCCCCTGCTGTGGACACACCTACTGCGACGACT GTATTCGTACGGCCCTGCTGGACTCAGACGAACACACCTGTCCTACCTGTGGCCAGTCAGACGTCTCCCCCGACACACTGATCGCCAACAAGTTCCtcagacag accatcaGCAACTTCAAGAAAGAACGAGACGCCATTAACGACCTGGGAGGAACATCTGGACCAGAACCCGTCCAGAACCAGCAGAACCCTCAGcag GCGTCTGAAGTTCCCTCGGCTCTGACGGTTCCAGCCTCGGATCATAACTCAGCTGGAGCGTCGCTTCTGTCTGTTCACATCCTCCAGACGTCCAACAA tgaaactgaaggaggagcagctgacctgtcaatcaaagacCCGGCACAGGAAGTCCAGACCGAGTCCGGACCAGAG GTTAAATCTGTGCAGCtccagacaggaagaggaaatcAGAGCAACTCCTCAG AGCCTCTGTCCAGATCCTCCAG ctcctcctcctccgcctcctcaggtcctcctccaggagtCCTGAATGAATCCATCACCCAGcagcctcctcccctcccctcctcctcctcttttcctgctcctccttggcctccctctcctcctcctctcttccacACCTTCCTCACCAGTTACCCTCCTGGACTCCCTCCCGCCTGGTTACTTCCACCCCCCCACGCCTCCCCcatcgcctcctcctcctcctcctccctgctcctcctccccaggGAGTCGTCCAGAGACCAGAGGaggctgaagaaggaggagag gTCTCCTCCCAGACGCTCCACGTCCTCTCGTCTCTACTCCTCCAGCCGGCCTCCGTCgagctccaggtccaggtccaggtccaggtccaggtccaggtctaaaGACACATCCAG GcgtccgtctccgtctccgccTCCGTCCTCGTCTCACGTCTTCGGCTACAAaccgtcctctcctcctcggCCCAGCTACcgctccaggtccaggtctccTCCGGACCAGAGGAGGAGTCGCCCCCGCAGCAGGAGGTCCAGGAGGGACGGGGGCGTCTCTGAGGGACGCGTGGACTCTCAGCCCCGGAAGCCGACCATCGTCCTGGAGCTGGACTCGGAGCGCTACCTGCAGTGGAACCAGGACTACAAGGACTGGTGGGACAGACACTTCAGCTCCaagccccctccctccctctgtcctcctcctccctgtcctcagTGGACGTacagaggaggacacagagacgaCTCCAGAGTTTCCTCCGACGCTCACTGTCCCCCCCCGGGGAGACGGTCCCCTCCCTCCGAGACGTCCAGCGACAGCCGGTCTCCTCCGTCTCGGTCCTCCAGTGACGGCCCGTCCACGCCGTCTCAGTCGTCCAATGACAGGCGCTCGTCTCTGTCTCGGTCGTCCAGCGACAGACGCTCCACGCCGTCCGAGGACAGAGCTCAGAGGAGGACGCTTCcagagaggacatgtcctccaGTGAGACAGAGTCGGAACAAACATCGCAGAGCGTCACCGTCCCCCGAGGCTGTtaggagggacaggaggagaCGCAGCGAGGACGGACGCACACAGGACAGAAGAACTGTCCACAACACCtccagatctgaccagaaacatctggacaaaGACTCTGGGAGACaagtcagaggacagagaagagacagagactCAGACCATCGGCACAGAGACGTCCCCGACCACCGAAGAAGAGACGACCTgcagagacaggacagagacaacCGTCCATCTGTCCGTCCTCACAGCGGAAAAGAGACGAGGTCTGGACAAGAACCTGAAGACAAGTCTGACGGGAAGAAGACGACAACGAGGAGGACAGACGGAGACAtctgggagggagggatgaagatgaaaccacagaagaagatcAGCATCAACATCAACCTGGACACCAAGagaggggaggacagaggggaggacaagaagacggagggaggagaggtCAGACAGATGTGGTCCAGAGCTACgttcagggaggaggaggaggaggaggaggaggaggaggaccaggaccaggaccaggaccaggaccaggaccaggaccaggaccactGA
- the cacng3b gene encoding voltage-dependent calcium channel gamma-3 subunit, with amino-acid sequence MKMLMCDRGVQMLVTTVGAFAAFSLMTIAVGTDYWLYSRGVCRVKSSGDNDTSRKNEEVMTHSGLWRTCCLEGTFRGVCKKIDHFPEDADYEADAAEYLLRAVRASSIFPIMSVGLLFLGGLCVAASEFYRSRHNVILSAGIFFVSAGLSNIIGIIVYISANSGDPGQSDSKKSYSYGWSFYFGALSFIMAEMVGVLAVHMFIEKHRKLRAKSRTELIKKSAFSRIPSYRYRFRRRSSVRSSEAPSRDASPLGKGGYTGPAASEMPMYTLNPREAGNAGSKAGGGGGVGLGGLLNSEREFLQSSTLTKDYNKDPNRRTTPV; translated from the exons ATGAAGATGCTGATGTGTGACCGTGGGGTCCAGATGCTCGTGACGACGGTGGGCGCGTTCGCCGCCTTCAGCCTCATGACCATCGCCGTGGGGACGGACTACTGGCTGTACTCCCGCGGGGTGTGTCGCGTGAAGAGCAGCGGAGACAACGACACGAGCCGAAAGAACGAGGAGGTGATGACGCACTCCGGCCTCTGGAGAACCTGCTGTCTGGAAG GAACGTTCAGAGGCGTCTGTAAGAAGATCGATCACTTCCCAGAGGACGCAGACTATGAAGCCGACGCCGCTGAATACCTGCTCC gtgcaGTTCGAGCCTCCAGCATCTTCCCCATCATGAGTGTGGGCCTGCTGTTCCTGGGGGGCCTGTGTGTGGCCGCCAGCGAGTTCTACCGCAGCAGACACAACGTCATCCTCAGCGCCGGGATTTTCTTCGTCTCCGCAG GCCTCAGTAACATCATTGGGATCATCGTGTACATCTCGGCGAACTCTGGGGACCCGGGTCAGAGCGACAGTAAGAAGTCGTACTCGTACGGCTGGTCCTTCTACTTCGGGGCGCTGTCCTTCATCATGGCGGAGATGGTGGGCGTCCTGGCCGTGCACATGTTCATAGAGAAGCACCGGAAGCTCCGGGCCAAGTCCCGCACCGAGCTCATCAAGAAGTCGGCCTTCAGCCGCATCCCGTCCTACCGCTACCGCTTCCGCCGCCGCTCCAGCGTCCGCTCGTCCGAGGCGCCCAGCCGCGACGCCTCCCCCCTGGGCAAGGGCGGCTACACGGGGCCCGCCGCCTCCGAGATGCCCATGTACACGCTGAACCCCAGGGAGGCCGGCAACGCCGGGTCCAAGGCCGGCGGCGGGGGGGGCGTCGGCCTGGGGGGGCTCCTCAACTCAGAGCGGGAGTTCCTCCAGAGCAGCACCCTCACCAAAGACTACAACAAGGACCCCAACCGCAGGACCACCCCGGTCTGA
- the LOC124997516 gene encoding E3 ubiquitin-protein ligase RBBP6-like isoform X2, with amino-acid sequence MSHVHYKFSSKLSYNTVSFCGHTIALPELRRQIMEREKIRSDLQVINEQTGQEYTDDDSLIPRGSSVIVRRIPISGVRPSSGSKTSSLGRSNQPQGSSISRAVHNTTTTMEDQTSTPASFFSKLQMANLVDADMSEEDKIQAMISQSTYDSISLNKELSVNYTCKRCGNTGHHVRNCPMGGEAPLRMKKCTGIPRSFLVEVDDPSVKGAMLTNCGRFAVPAIDAKAYAVGKKEKPPFVLQEEPKPEAEEEQTPKELLCPICHELLVDAAIIPCCGHTYCDDCIRTALLDSDEHTCPTCGQSDVSPDTLIANKFLRQTISNFKKERDAINDLGGTSGPEPVQNQQNPQQASEVPSALTVPASDHNSAGASLLSVHILQTSNNETEGGAADLSIKDPAQEVQTESGPEVKSVQLQTGRGNQSNSSEPLSRSSSSSSSASSGPPPGVLNESITQQPPPLPSSSSFPAPPWPPSPPPLFHTFLTSYPPGLPPAWLLPPPHASPIASSSSSSLLLLPRESSRDQRRLKKEERSPPRRSTSSRLYSSSRPPSSSRSRSRSRSRRPSPSPPPSSSHVFGYKPSSPPRPSYRSRSRSPPDQRRSRPRSRRSRRDGGVSEGRVDSQPRKPTIVLELDSERYLQWNQDYKDWWDRHFSSKPPPSLCPPPPCPQWTYRGGHRDDSRVSSDAHCPPPGRRSPPSETSSDSRSPPSRSSSDGPSTPSQSSNDRRSSLSRSSSDRRSTPSEDRAQRRTLPERTCPPVRQSRNKHRRASPSPEAVRRDRRRRSEDGRTQDRRTVHNTSRSDQKHLDKDSGRQVRGQRRDRDSDHRHRDVPDHRRRDDLQRQDRDNRPSVRPHSGKETRSGQEPEDKSDGKKTTTRRTDGDIWEGGMKMKPQKKISININLDTKRGEDRGEDKKTEGGEVRQMWSRATFREEEEEEEEEEDQDQDQDQDQDQDQDH; translated from the exons ATGTCCCACGTCCACTACAAGTTCTCGTCCAAGCTGAGCTACAACACGGTGTCTTTCTGCGGACACACCATCGCGCTGCCGGAGCTGAGGCGGCAGATCATGGAGCGGGAGAAGATCCGCAGCGACCTGCAGGTTATTAACGAGCAGACGGGACAAG AATACACCGACGACGACAGTCTGATCCCCAGAGGTTCCTCCGTCATCGTCAGGAGGATCCCGATCAGCGGAGTGAGACCCAGCTCCGGCTCCAAGACCTCCTCCCT tggtCGATCGAACCAACCTCAGGGCTCCAGCATCAGCAGAGCGGTtcacaacacaactacaact ATGGAGGATCAGACGTCCACACCTGCTTCCTTCTTCTCTAAG CTGCAGATGGCTAACCTGGTGGACGCAGACATGTCTGAGGAGGACAAGATCCAAGCCATGATCTCCCAGTCCACCTACGACTCCATCAG cCTCAACAAGGAGCTCAGTGTCAACTACACCTGTAAACGCTGTGGAAACACTGGACACCACGTCAGGAACTGCCCCATGGGCGGG GAGGCTCCTCTGAGGATGAAGAAGTGCACGGGAATCCCTCGCTCCTTCCTGGTGGAGGTGGACGATCCCAGCGTCAAAGGAGCCATGTTGACCAACTGTGGACGCTTCGCTGTTCCTGCCATCGACGC taAAGCGTACGCCGTCGGTAAGAAGGAGAAGCCTCCGTTCGTTCTGCAGGAGGAACCCAAACCTGAAGCGGAGGAGGAGCAAACTCCCAAGGAGCTGCTGTGTCCCATCTGCCACGAGCTGCTGGTGGACGCCGCCATCATCCCCTGCTGTGGACACACCTACTGCGACGACT GTATTCGTACGGCCCTGCTGGACTCAGACGAACACACCTGTCCTACCTGTGGCCAGTCAGACGTCTCCCCCGACACACTGATCGCCAACAAGTTCCtcagacag accatcaGCAACTTCAAGAAAGAACGAGACGCCATTAACGACCTGGGAGGAACATCTGGACCAGAACCCGTCCAGAACCAGCAGAACCCTCAGcag GCGTCTGAAGTTCCCTCGGCTCTGACGGTTCCAGCCTCGGATCATAACTCAGCTGGAGCGTCGCTTCTGTCTGTTCACATCCTCCAGACGTCCAACAA tgaaactgaaggaggagcagctgacctgtcaatcaaagacCCGGCACAGGAAGTCCAGACCGAGTCCGGACCAGAG GTTAAATCTGTGCAGCtccagacaggaagaggaaatcAGAGCAACTCCTCAG AGCCTCTGTCCAGATCCTCCAG ctcctcctcctccgcctcctcaggtcctcctccaggagtCCTGAATGAATCCATCACCCAGcagcctcctcccctcccctcctcctcctcttttcctgctcctccttggcctccctctcctcctcctctcttccacACCTTCCTCACCAGTTACCCTCCTGGACTCCCTCCCGCCTGGTTACTTCCACCCCCCCACGCCTCCCCcatcgcctcctcctcctcctcctccctgctcctcctccccaggGAGTCGTCCAGAGACCAGAGGaggctgaagaaggaggagag gTCTCCTCCCAGACGCTCCACGTCCTCTCGTCTCTACTCCTCCAGCCGGCCTCCGTCgagctccaggtccaggtccaggtccaggtccag GcgtccgtctccgtctccgccTCCGTCCTCGTCTCACGTCTTCGGCTACAAaccgtcctctcctcctcggCCCAGCTACcgctccaggtccaggtctccTCCGGACCAGAGGAGGAGTCGCCCCCGCAGCAGGAGGTCCAGGAGGGACGGGGGCGTCTCTGAGGGACGCGTGGACTCTCAGCCCCGGAAGCCGACCATCGTCCTGGAGCTGGACTCGGAGCGCTACCTGCAGTGGAACCAGGACTACAAGGACTGGTGGGACAGACACTTCAGCTCCaagccccctccctccctctgtcctcctcctccctgtcctcagTGGACGTacagaggaggacacagagacgaCTCCAGAGTTTCCTCCGACGCTCACTGTCCCCCCCCGGGGAGACGGTCCCCTCCCTCCGAGACGTCCAGCGACAGCCGGTCTCCTCCGTCTCGGTCCTCCAGTGACGGCCCGTCCACGCCGTCTCAGTCGTCCAATGACAGGCGCTCGTCTCTGTCTCGGTCGTCCAGCGACAGACGCTCCACGCCGTCCGAGGACAGAGCTCAGAGGAGGACGCTTCcagagaggacatgtcctccaGTGAGACAGAGTCGGAACAAACATCGCAGAGCGTCACCGTCCCCCGAGGCTGTtaggagggacaggaggagaCGCAGCGAGGACGGACGCACACAGGACAGAAGAACTGTCCACAACACCtccagatctgaccagaaacatctggacaaaGACTCTGGGAGACaagtcagaggacagagaagagacagagactCAGACCATCGGCACAGAGACGTCCCCGACCACCGAAGAAGAGACGACCTgcagagacaggacagagacaacCGTCCATCTGTCCGTCCTCACAGCGGAAAAGAGACGAGGTCTGGACAAGAACCTGAAGACAAGTCTGACGGGAAGAAGACGACAACGAGGAGGACAGACGGAGACAtctgggagggagggatgaagatgaaaccacagaagaagatcAGCATCAACATCAACCTGGACACCAAGagaggggaggacagaggggaggacaagaagacggagggaggagaggtCAGACAGATGTGGTCCAGAGCTACgttcagggaggaggaggaggaggaggaggaggaggaggaccaggaccaggaccaggaccaggaccaggaccaggaccaggaccactGA
- the LOC124997516 gene encoding E3 ubiquitin-protein ligase RBBP6-like isoform X1, whose protein sequence is MSHVHYKFSSKLSYNTVSFCGHTIALPELRRQIMEREKIRSDLQVINEQTGQEYTDDDSLIPRGSSVIVRRIPISGVRPSSGSKTSSLGRSNQPQGSSISRAVHNTTTTMEDQTSTPASFFSKLQMANLVDADMSEEDKIQAMISQSTYDSISLNKELSVNYTCKRCGNTGHHVRNCPMGGEAPLRMKKCTGIPRSFLVEVDDPSVKGAMLTNCGRFAVPAIDAKAYAVGKKEKPPFVLQEEPKPEAEEEQTPKELLCPICHELLVDAAIIPCCGHTYCDDCIRTALLDSDEHTCPTCGQSDVSPDTLIANKFLRQTISNFKKERDAINDLGGTSGPEPVQNQQNPQQASEVPSALTVPASDHNSAGASLLSVHILQTSNNETEGGAADLSIKDPAQEVQTESGPEVKSVQLQTGRGNQSNSSEPLSRSSSSSSSASSGPPPGVLNESITQQPPPLPSSSSFPAPPWPPSPPPLFHTFLTSYPPGLPPAWLLPPPHASPIASSSSSSLLLLPRESSRDQRRLKKEERSPPRRSTSSRLYSSSRPPSSSRSRSRSRSRSRSKDTSRRPSPSPPPSSSHVFGYKPSSPPRPSYRSRSRSPPDQRRSRPRSRRSRRDGGVSEGRVDSQPRKPTIVLELDSERYLQWNQDYKDWWDRHFSSKPPPSLCPPPPCPQWTYRGGHRDDSRVSSDAHCPPPGRRSPPSETSSDSRSPPSRSSSDGPSTPSQSSNDRRSSLSRSSSDRRSTPSEDRAQRRTLPERTCPPVRQSRNKHRRASPSPEAVRRDRRRRSEDGRTQDRRTVHNTSRSDQKHLDKDSGRQVRGQRRDRDSDHRHRDVPDHRRRDDLQRQDRDNRPSVRPHSGKETRSGQEPEDKSDGKKTTTRRTDGDIWEGGMKMKPQKKISININLDTKRGEDRGEDKKTEGGEVRQMWSRATFREEEEEEEEEEDQDQDQDQDQDQDQDH, encoded by the exons ATGTCCCACGTCCACTACAAGTTCTCGTCCAAGCTGAGCTACAACACGGTGTCTTTCTGCGGACACACCATCGCGCTGCCGGAGCTGAGGCGGCAGATCATGGAGCGGGAGAAGATCCGCAGCGACCTGCAGGTTATTAACGAGCAGACGGGACAAG AATACACCGACGACGACAGTCTGATCCCCAGAGGTTCCTCCGTCATCGTCAGGAGGATCCCGATCAGCGGAGTGAGACCCAGCTCCGGCTCCAAGACCTCCTCCCT tggtCGATCGAACCAACCTCAGGGCTCCAGCATCAGCAGAGCGGTtcacaacacaactacaact ATGGAGGATCAGACGTCCACACCTGCTTCCTTCTTCTCTAAG CTGCAGATGGCTAACCTGGTGGACGCAGACATGTCTGAGGAGGACAAGATCCAAGCCATGATCTCCCAGTCCACCTACGACTCCATCAG cCTCAACAAGGAGCTCAGTGTCAACTACACCTGTAAACGCTGTGGAAACACTGGACACCACGTCAGGAACTGCCCCATGGGCGGG GAGGCTCCTCTGAGGATGAAGAAGTGCACGGGAATCCCTCGCTCCTTCCTGGTGGAGGTGGACGATCCCAGCGTCAAAGGAGCCATGTTGACCAACTGTGGACGCTTCGCTGTTCCTGCCATCGACGC taAAGCGTACGCCGTCGGTAAGAAGGAGAAGCCTCCGTTCGTTCTGCAGGAGGAACCCAAACCTGAAGCGGAGGAGGAGCAAACTCCCAAGGAGCTGCTGTGTCCCATCTGCCACGAGCTGCTGGTGGACGCCGCCATCATCCCCTGCTGTGGACACACCTACTGCGACGACT GTATTCGTACGGCCCTGCTGGACTCAGACGAACACACCTGTCCTACCTGTGGCCAGTCAGACGTCTCCCCCGACACACTGATCGCCAACAAGTTCCtcagacag accatcaGCAACTTCAAGAAAGAACGAGACGCCATTAACGACCTGGGAGGAACATCTGGACCAGAACCCGTCCAGAACCAGCAGAACCCTCAGcag GCGTCTGAAGTTCCCTCGGCTCTGACGGTTCCAGCCTCGGATCATAACTCAGCTGGAGCGTCGCTTCTGTCTGTTCACATCCTCCAGACGTCCAACAA tgaaactgaaggaggagcagctgacctgtcaatcaaagacCCGGCACAGGAAGTCCAGACCGAGTCCGGACCAGAG GTTAAATCTGTGCAGCtccagacaggaagaggaaatcAGAGCAACTCCTCAG AGCCTCTGTCCAGATCCTCCAG ctcctcctcctccgcctcctcaggtcctcctccaggagtCCTGAATGAATCCATCACCCAGcagcctcctcccctcccctcctcctcctcttttcctgctcctccttggcctccctctcctcctcctctcttccacACCTTCCTCACCAGTTACCCTCCTGGACTCCCTCCCGCCTGGTTACTTCCACCCCCCCACGCCTCCCCcatcgcctcctcctcctcctcctccctgctcctcctccccaggGAGTCGTCCAGAGACCAGAGGaggctgaagaaggaggagag gTCTCCTCCCAGACGCTCCACGTCCTCTCGTCTCTACTCCTCCAGCCGGCCTCCGTCgagctccaggtccaggtccaggtccaggtccaggtccaggtctaaaGACACATCCAG GcgtccgtctccgtctccgccTCCGTCCTCGTCTCACGTCTTCGGCTACAAaccgtcctctcctcctcggCCCAGCTACcgctccaggtccaggtctccTCCGGACCAGAGGAGGAGTCGCCCCCGCAGCAGGAGGTCCAGGAGGGACGGGGGCGTCTCTGAGGGACGCGTGGACTCTCAGCCCCGGAAGCCGACCATCGTCCTGGAGCTGGACTCGGAGCGCTACCTGCAGTGGAACCAGGACTACAAGGACTGGTGGGACAGACACTTCAGCTCCaagccccctccctccctctgtcctcctcctccctgtcctcagTGGACGTacagaggaggacacagagacgaCTCCAGAGTTTCCTCCGACGCTCACTGTCCCCCCCCGGGGAGACGGTCCCCTCCCTCCGAGACGTCCAGCGACAGCCGGTCTCCTCCGTCTCGGTCCTCCAGTGACGGCCCGTCCACGCCGTCTCAGTCGTCCAATGACAGGCGCTCGTCTCTGTCTCGGTCGTCCAGCGACAGACGCTCCACGCCGTCCGAGGACAGAGCTCAGAGGAGGACGCTTCcagagaggacatgtcctccaGTGAGACAGAGTCGGAACAAACATCGCAGAGCGTCACCGTCCCCCGAGGCTGTtaggagggacaggaggagaCGCAGCGAGGACGGACGCACACAGGACAGAAGAACTGTCCACAACACCtccagatctgaccagaaacatctggacaaaGACTCTGGGAGACaagtcagaggacagagaagagacagagactCAGACCATCGGCACAGAGACGTCCCCGACCACCGAAGAAGAGACGACCTgcagagacaggacagagacaacCGTCCATCTGTCCGTCCTCACAGCGGAAAAGAGACGAGGTCTGGACAAGAACCTGAAGACAAGTCTGACGGGAAGAAGACGACAACGAGGAGGACAGACGGAGACAtctgggagggagggatgaagatgaaaccacagaagaagatcAGCATCAACATCAACCTGGACACCAAGagaggggaggacagaggggaggacaagaagacggagggaggagaggtCAGACAGATGTGGTCCAGAGCTACgttcagggaggaggaggaggaggaggaggaggaggaggaccaggaccaggaccaggaccaggaccaggaccaggaccaggaccactGA